The following are encoded together in the Bradysia coprophila strain Holo2 unplaced genomic scaffold, BU_Bcop_v1 contig_94, whole genome shotgun sequence genome:
- the LOC119085025 gene encoding single-stranded DNA-binding protein 3 isoform X9, whose amino-acid sequence MMYGKTKNATVPSDAQAREKLALYVYEYLLHVGATKAAQTFLSEIRWEKNITLGEPPGFLHSWWCVFWDLYCAAPERRDQCDHSSEAKAFHDYGFVSSGYGVNGLGGHNTGPAPSPLGQIPPNEGGMPGGPMAPNFFPPPGQAMMPNSMDPSRGGEAGDFVAWQGGPPGIGMSPRMNPPRGPGMGPMPNSYGPGMRGPPPNSNLPMPPMGMSGGPRQWQPNTSTPMSYSSSSPGNYGVREGPPVSSGPPGPGTPIMPSPQDSSNSGGENMYTLMKTVPSGNMGGEFPMSGGPDGQMGPMGPNSMGPVLNGNDLDGMKNSPANGGPGTPREDSGSGMGDYNLGGFGGPGENDQNESAAILKIKESMQEEAKRFEKDSDHPDYFMQ is encoded by the exons ATGATGtatggaaaaacaaaaaatgcaacAGTGCCGTCAGATGCTCAAGCAAGAGAAAA ATTGGCACTGTACGTCTATGAATACCTTTTACACGTGGGGGCAACGAAAGCagcacaaacatttttgtcagaA ATACGATGGGAGAAAAACATAACACTAGGTGAACCTCCGGGATTTCTACATTCCTGGTGGTG tGTATTTTGGGACTTATACTGTGCTGCTCCTGAACGACGGGATCAGTGTGATCATTCATCCGAGGCCAAAGCATTTCATGATTAT GGCTTTGTTAGTTCAGGATATGGCGTGAATGGACTTGGTGGACAC AACACTGGTCCAGCACCAAGTCCGTTGGGACAAATACCGCCGAATGAGGGTGGTATGCCTGGTGGACCAATGGCGCCAAATTTCTTTCCA CCTCCCGGACAAGCTATGATGCCAAATAGTATGGATCCTTCCAGAGGAG GTGAAGCTGGAGATTTTGTAGCATGGCAAG GAGGACCACCTGGCATTGGAATGAGTCCGCGAATGAATCCGCCTCGGGGACCTGGAATGGGTCCGATGCCAAATTCGTATGGACCTGGAATGCGAGGACCGCCACCAAACAGTAACTTACCAATGCCTCCGATGGGAATGTCTGGCGGGCCAAGACAGTGGCAACCGAATACATCAACG CCAATGAGTTACTCGTCGTCTTCGCCTGGAAATTATGGAGTAAGAGAA GGACCACCTGTGTCTAGTGGACCTCCTGGACCTGGAACACCAATAATGCCGTCTCCGCAAG ATTCATCAAATTCTGGTGGTGAAAATATGTACACTTTAATGAAAACGGTTCCGAGCGGAAACATGGGTGGT GAGTTTCCAATGAGTGGTGGTCCAGACGGACAAATGGGACCGATGGGACCTAATTCTATGGGTCCAGTGCTGAACGGAAATGACTTAGATGGAATGAAGAATTCTCCGGCCAACGGTGGGCCAGGAACACCGCGAGAAGATTCGGGCAGTGGCATGGGTGATTATAATTTAGGCGGATTCGGTGGGCCGGGAGAAAAT GACCAAAATGAATCGGCAGCTATCCTCAAAATAAAGGAAAGCATGCAGGAAGAGGCGAAACGATTCGAGAAAGATTCCGATCATCCTGATTACTTTATGCAATAA
- the LOC119085025 gene encoding single-stranded DNA-binding protein 3 isoform X7 — protein MMYGKTKNATVPSDAQAREKLALYVYEYLLHVGATKAAQTFLSEIRWEKNITLGEPPGFLHSWWCVFWDLYCAAPERRDQCDHSSEAKAFHDYGFVSSGYGVNGLGGHNTGPAPSPLGQIPPNEGGMPGGPMAPNFFPNSTMRPSPPTHPTSQQSPHPQPPPSHNQMMSVQPFMGAPRYPSGPRPGVRMPQGIGNDFNGPPGQAMMPNSMDPSRGGGPPGIGMSPRMNPPRGPGMGPMPNSYGPGMRGPPPNSNLPMPPMGMSGGPRQWQPNTSTPMSYSSSSPGNYGGPPVSSGPPGPGTPIMPSPQDSSNSGGENMYTLMKTVPSGNMGGEFPMSGGPDGQMGPMGPNSMGPVLNGNDLDGMKNSPANGGPGTPREDSGSGMGDYNLGGFGGPGENLWS, from the exons ATGATGtatggaaaaacaaaaaatgcaacAGTGCCGTCAGATGCTCAAGCAAGAGAAAA ATTGGCACTGTACGTCTATGAATACCTTTTACACGTGGGGGCAACGAAAGCagcacaaacatttttgtcagaA ATACGATGGGAGAAAAACATAACACTAGGTGAACCTCCGGGATTTCTACATTCCTGGTGGTG tGTATTTTGGGACTTATACTGTGCTGCTCCTGAACGACGGGATCAGTGTGATCATTCATCCGAGGCCAAAGCATTTCATGATTAT GGCTTTGTTAGTTCAGGATATGGCGTGAATGGACTTGGTGGACAC AACACTGGTCCAGCACCAAGTCCGTTGGGACAAATACCGCCGAATGAGGGTGGTATGCCTGGTGGACCAATGGCGCCAAATTTCTTTCCA AATTCCACAATGCGACCATCACCGCCAACACATCCAACTAGCCAGCAGTCCCCTCATCCTCAGCCTCCACCCTCACATAATCAAATGATGTCGGTTCAG CCGTTTATGGGTGCGCCTAGATATCCATCTGGGCCACGGCCTGGTGTCCGGATGCCACAAGGAATTGGCAATGATTTCAACGGA CCTCCCGGACAAGCTATGATGCCAAATAGTATGGATCCTTCCAGAGGAG GAGGACCACCTGGCATTGGAATGAGTCCGCGAATGAATCCGCCTCGGGGACCTGGAATGGGTCCGATGCCAAATTCGTATGGACCTGGAATGCGAGGACCGCCACCAAACAGTAACTTACCAATGCCTCCGATGGGAATGTCTGGCGGGCCAAGACAGTGGCAACCGAATACATCAACG CCAATGAGTTACTCGTCGTCTTCGCCTGGAAATTATGGA GGACCACCTGTGTCTAGTGGACCTCCTGGACCTGGAACACCAATAATGCCGTCTCCGCAAG ATTCATCAAATTCTGGTGGTGAAAATATGTACACTTTAATGAAAACGGTTCCGAGCGGAAACATGGGTGGT GAGTTTCCAATGAGTGGTGGTCCAGACGGACAAATGGGACCGATGGGACCTAATTCTATGGGTCCAGTGCTGAACGGAAATGACTTAGATGGAATGAAGAATTCTCCGGCCAACGGTGGGCCAGGAACACCGCGAGAAGATTCGGGCAGTGGCATGGGTGATTATAATTTAGGCGGATTCGGTGGGCCGGGAGAAAAT TTGTGGAGTTAA
- the LOC119085025 gene encoding single-stranded DNA-binding protein 3 isoform X3: protein MMYGKTKNATVPSDAQAREKLALYVYEYLLHVGATKAAQTFLSEIRWEKNITLGEPPGFLHSWWCVFWDLYCAAPERRDQCDHSSEAKAFHDYGFVSSGYGVNGLGGHNTGPAPSPLGQIPPNEGGMPGGPMAPNFFPNSTMRPSPPTHPTSQQSPHPQPPPSHNQMMSVQPFMGAPRYPSGPRPGVRMPQGIGNDFNGPPGQAMMPNSMDPSRGGGPPGIGMSPRMNPPRGPGMGPMPNSYGPGMRGPPPNSNLPMPPMGMSGGPRQWQPNTSTPMSYSSSSPGNYGVREGPPVSSGPPGPGTPIMPSPQDSSNSGGENMYTLMKTVPSGNMGGEFPMSGGPDGQMGPMGPNSMGPVLNGNDLDGMKNSPANGGPGTPREDSGSGMGDYNLGGFGGPGENDQNESAAILKIKESMQEEAKRFEKDSDHPDYFMQ, encoded by the exons ATGATGtatggaaaaacaaaaaatgcaacAGTGCCGTCAGATGCTCAAGCAAGAGAAAA ATTGGCACTGTACGTCTATGAATACCTTTTACACGTGGGGGCAACGAAAGCagcacaaacatttttgtcagaA ATACGATGGGAGAAAAACATAACACTAGGTGAACCTCCGGGATTTCTACATTCCTGGTGGTG tGTATTTTGGGACTTATACTGTGCTGCTCCTGAACGACGGGATCAGTGTGATCATTCATCCGAGGCCAAAGCATTTCATGATTAT GGCTTTGTTAGTTCAGGATATGGCGTGAATGGACTTGGTGGACAC AACACTGGTCCAGCACCAAGTCCGTTGGGACAAATACCGCCGAATGAGGGTGGTATGCCTGGTGGACCAATGGCGCCAAATTTCTTTCCA AATTCCACAATGCGACCATCACCGCCAACACATCCAACTAGCCAGCAGTCCCCTCATCCTCAGCCTCCACCCTCACATAATCAAATGATGTCGGTTCAG CCGTTTATGGGTGCGCCTAGATATCCATCTGGGCCACGGCCTGGTGTCCGGATGCCACAAGGAATTGGCAATGATTTCAACGGA CCTCCCGGACAAGCTATGATGCCAAATAGTATGGATCCTTCCAGAGGAG GAGGACCACCTGGCATTGGAATGAGTCCGCGAATGAATCCGCCTCGGGGACCTGGAATGGGTCCGATGCCAAATTCGTATGGACCTGGAATGCGAGGACCGCCACCAAACAGTAACTTACCAATGCCTCCGATGGGAATGTCTGGCGGGCCAAGACAGTGGCAACCGAATACATCAACG CCAATGAGTTACTCGTCGTCTTCGCCTGGAAATTATGGAGTAAGAGAA GGACCACCTGTGTCTAGTGGACCTCCTGGACCTGGAACACCAATAATGCCGTCTCCGCAAG ATTCATCAAATTCTGGTGGTGAAAATATGTACACTTTAATGAAAACGGTTCCGAGCGGAAACATGGGTGGT GAGTTTCCAATGAGTGGTGGTCCAGACGGACAAATGGGACCGATGGGACCTAATTCTATGGGTCCAGTGCTGAACGGAAATGACTTAGATGGAATGAAGAATTCTCCGGCCAACGGTGGGCCAGGAACACCGCGAGAAGATTCGGGCAGTGGCATGGGTGATTATAATTTAGGCGGATTCGGTGGGCCGGGAGAAAAT GACCAAAATGAATCGGCAGCTATCCTCAAAATAAAGGAAAGCATGCAGGAAGAGGCGAAACGATTCGAGAAAGATTCCGATCATCCTGATTACTTTATGCAATAA
- the LOC119085025 gene encoding single-stranded DNA-binding protein 3 isoform X6 — MMYGKTKNATVPSDAQAREKLALYVYEYLLHVGATKAAQTFLSEIRWEKNITLGEPPGFLHSWWCVFWDLYCAAPERRDQCDHSSEAKAFHDYGFVSSGYGVNGLGGHNTGPAPSPLGQIPPNEGGMPGGPMAPNFFPPFMGAPRYPSGPRPGVRMPQGIGNDFNGPPGQAMMPNSMDPSRGGEAGDFVAWQGGPPGIGMSPRMNPPRGPGMGPMPNSYGPGMRGPPPNSNLPMPPMGMSGGPRQWQPNTSTPMSYSSSSPGNYGVREGPPVSSGPPGPGTPIMPSPQDSSNSGGENMYTLMKTVPSGNMGGEFPMSGGPDGQMGPMGPNSMGPVLNGNDLDGMKNSPANGGPGTPREDSGSGMGDYNLGGFGGPGENDQNESAAILKIKESMQEEAKRFEKDSDHPDYFMQ, encoded by the exons ATGATGtatggaaaaacaaaaaatgcaacAGTGCCGTCAGATGCTCAAGCAAGAGAAAA ATTGGCACTGTACGTCTATGAATACCTTTTACACGTGGGGGCAACGAAAGCagcacaaacatttttgtcagaA ATACGATGGGAGAAAAACATAACACTAGGTGAACCTCCGGGATTTCTACATTCCTGGTGGTG tGTATTTTGGGACTTATACTGTGCTGCTCCTGAACGACGGGATCAGTGTGATCATTCATCCGAGGCCAAAGCATTTCATGATTAT GGCTTTGTTAGTTCAGGATATGGCGTGAATGGACTTGGTGGACAC AACACTGGTCCAGCACCAAGTCCGTTGGGACAAATACCGCCGAATGAGGGTGGTATGCCTGGTGGACCAATGGCGCCAAATTTCTTTCCA CCGTTTATGGGTGCGCCTAGATATCCATCTGGGCCACGGCCTGGTGTCCGGATGCCACAAGGAATTGGCAATGATTTCAACGGA CCTCCCGGACAAGCTATGATGCCAAATAGTATGGATCCTTCCAGAGGAG GTGAAGCTGGAGATTTTGTAGCATGGCAAG GAGGACCACCTGGCATTGGAATGAGTCCGCGAATGAATCCGCCTCGGGGACCTGGAATGGGTCCGATGCCAAATTCGTATGGACCTGGAATGCGAGGACCGCCACCAAACAGTAACTTACCAATGCCTCCGATGGGAATGTCTGGCGGGCCAAGACAGTGGCAACCGAATACATCAACG CCAATGAGTTACTCGTCGTCTTCGCCTGGAAATTATGGAGTAAGAGAA GGACCACCTGTGTCTAGTGGACCTCCTGGACCTGGAACACCAATAATGCCGTCTCCGCAAG ATTCATCAAATTCTGGTGGTGAAAATATGTACACTTTAATGAAAACGGTTCCGAGCGGAAACATGGGTGGT GAGTTTCCAATGAGTGGTGGTCCAGACGGACAAATGGGACCGATGGGACCTAATTCTATGGGTCCAGTGCTGAACGGAAATGACTTAGATGGAATGAAGAATTCTCCGGCCAACGGTGGGCCAGGAACACCGCGAGAAGATTCGGGCAGTGGCATGGGTGATTATAATTTAGGCGGATTCGGTGGGCCGGGAGAAAAT GACCAAAATGAATCGGCAGCTATCCTCAAAATAAAGGAAAGCATGCAGGAAGAGGCGAAACGATTCGAGAAAGATTCCGATCATCCTGATTACTTTATGCAATAA
- the LOC119085025 gene encoding single-stranded DNA-binding protein 3 isoform X10, translating into MMYGKTKNATVPSDAQAREKLALYVYEYLLHVGATKAAQTFLSEIRWEKNITLGEPPGFLHSWWCVFWDLYCAAPERRDQCDHSSEAKAFHDYGFVSSGYGVNGLGGHNTGPAPSPLGQIPPNEGGMPGGPMAPNFFPPPGQAMMPNSMDPSRGGGPPGIGMSPRMNPPRGPGMGPMPNSYGPGMRGPPPNSNLPMPPMGMSGGPRQWQPNTSTPMSYSSSSPGNYGVREGPPVSSGPPGPGTPIMPSPQDSSNSGGENMYTLMKTVPSGNMGGEFPMSGGPDGQMGPMGPNSMGPVLNGNDLDGMKNSPANGGPGTPREDSGSGMGDYNLGGFGGPGENDQNESAAILKIKESMQEEAKRFEKDSDHPDYFMQ; encoded by the exons ATGATGtatggaaaaacaaaaaatgcaacAGTGCCGTCAGATGCTCAAGCAAGAGAAAA ATTGGCACTGTACGTCTATGAATACCTTTTACACGTGGGGGCAACGAAAGCagcacaaacatttttgtcagaA ATACGATGGGAGAAAAACATAACACTAGGTGAACCTCCGGGATTTCTACATTCCTGGTGGTG tGTATTTTGGGACTTATACTGTGCTGCTCCTGAACGACGGGATCAGTGTGATCATTCATCCGAGGCCAAAGCATTTCATGATTAT GGCTTTGTTAGTTCAGGATATGGCGTGAATGGACTTGGTGGACAC AACACTGGTCCAGCACCAAGTCCGTTGGGACAAATACCGCCGAATGAGGGTGGTATGCCTGGTGGACCAATGGCGCCAAATTTCTTTCCA CCTCCCGGACAAGCTATGATGCCAAATAGTATGGATCCTTCCAGAGGAG GAGGACCACCTGGCATTGGAATGAGTCCGCGAATGAATCCGCCTCGGGGACCTGGAATGGGTCCGATGCCAAATTCGTATGGACCTGGAATGCGAGGACCGCCACCAAACAGTAACTTACCAATGCCTCCGATGGGAATGTCTGGCGGGCCAAGACAGTGGCAACCGAATACATCAACG CCAATGAGTTACTCGTCGTCTTCGCCTGGAAATTATGGAGTAAGAGAA GGACCACCTGTGTCTAGTGGACCTCCTGGACCTGGAACACCAATAATGCCGTCTCCGCAAG ATTCATCAAATTCTGGTGGTGAAAATATGTACACTTTAATGAAAACGGTTCCGAGCGGAAACATGGGTGGT GAGTTTCCAATGAGTGGTGGTCCAGACGGACAAATGGGACCGATGGGACCTAATTCTATGGGTCCAGTGCTGAACGGAAATGACTTAGATGGAATGAAGAATTCTCCGGCCAACGGTGGGCCAGGAACACCGCGAGAAGATTCGGGCAGTGGCATGGGTGATTATAATTTAGGCGGATTCGGTGGGCCGGGAGAAAAT GACCAAAATGAATCGGCAGCTATCCTCAAAATAAAGGAAAGCATGCAGGAAGAGGCGAAACGATTCGAGAAAGATTCCGATCATCCTGATTACTTTATGCAATAA
- the LOC119085025 gene encoding single-stranded DNA-binding protein 3 isoform X2 — MMYGKTKNATVPSDAQAREKLALYVYEYLLHVGATKAAQTFLSEIRWEKNITLGEPPGFLHSWWCVFWDLYCAAPERRDQCDHSSEAKAFHDYGFVSSGYGVNGLGGHNTGPAPSPLGQIPPNEGGMPGGPMAPNFFPNSTMRPSPPTHPTSQQSPHPQPPPSHNQMMSVQPFMGAPRYPSGPRPGVRMPQGIGNDFNGPPGQAMMPNSMDPSRGGEAGDFVAWQGGPPGIGMSPRMNPPRGPGMGPMPNSYGPGMRGPPPNSNLPMPPMGMSGGPRQWQPNTSTPMSYSSSSPGNYGGPPVSSGPPGPGTPIMPSPQDSSNSGGENMYTLMKTVPSGNMGGEFPMSGGPDGQMGPMGPNSMGPVLNGNDLDGMKNSPANGGPGTPREDSGSGMGDYNLGGFGGPGENDQNESAAILKIKESMQEEAKRFEKDSDHPDYFMQ; from the exons ATGATGtatggaaaaacaaaaaatgcaacAGTGCCGTCAGATGCTCAAGCAAGAGAAAA ATTGGCACTGTACGTCTATGAATACCTTTTACACGTGGGGGCAACGAAAGCagcacaaacatttttgtcagaA ATACGATGGGAGAAAAACATAACACTAGGTGAACCTCCGGGATTTCTACATTCCTGGTGGTG tGTATTTTGGGACTTATACTGTGCTGCTCCTGAACGACGGGATCAGTGTGATCATTCATCCGAGGCCAAAGCATTTCATGATTAT GGCTTTGTTAGTTCAGGATATGGCGTGAATGGACTTGGTGGACAC AACACTGGTCCAGCACCAAGTCCGTTGGGACAAATACCGCCGAATGAGGGTGGTATGCCTGGTGGACCAATGGCGCCAAATTTCTTTCCA AATTCCACAATGCGACCATCACCGCCAACACATCCAACTAGCCAGCAGTCCCCTCATCCTCAGCCTCCACCCTCACATAATCAAATGATGTCGGTTCAG CCGTTTATGGGTGCGCCTAGATATCCATCTGGGCCACGGCCTGGTGTCCGGATGCCACAAGGAATTGGCAATGATTTCAACGGA CCTCCCGGACAAGCTATGATGCCAAATAGTATGGATCCTTCCAGAGGAG GTGAAGCTGGAGATTTTGTAGCATGGCAAG GAGGACCACCTGGCATTGGAATGAGTCCGCGAATGAATCCGCCTCGGGGACCTGGAATGGGTCCGATGCCAAATTCGTATGGACCTGGAATGCGAGGACCGCCACCAAACAGTAACTTACCAATGCCTCCGATGGGAATGTCTGGCGGGCCAAGACAGTGGCAACCGAATACATCAACG CCAATGAGTTACTCGTCGTCTTCGCCTGGAAATTATGGA GGACCACCTGTGTCTAGTGGACCTCCTGGACCTGGAACACCAATAATGCCGTCTCCGCAAG ATTCATCAAATTCTGGTGGTGAAAATATGTACACTTTAATGAAAACGGTTCCGAGCGGAAACATGGGTGGT GAGTTTCCAATGAGTGGTGGTCCAGACGGACAAATGGGACCGATGGGACCTAATTCTATGGGTCCAGTGCTGAACGGAAATGACTTAGATGGAATGAAGAATTCTCCGGCCAACGGTGGGCCAGGAACACCGCGAGAAGATTCGGGCAGTGGCATGGGTGATTATAATTTAGGCGGATTCGGTGGGCCGGGAGAAAAT GACCAAAATGAATCGGCAGCTATCCTCAAAATAAAGGAAAGCATGCAGGAAGAGGCGAAACGATTCGAGAAAGATTCCGATCATCCTGATTACTTTATGCAATAA
- the LOC119085025 gene encoding single-stranded DNA-binding protein 3 isoform X1, protein MMYGKTKNATVPSDAQAREKLALYVYEYLLHVGATKAAQTFLSEIRWEKNITLGEPPGFLHSWWCVFWDLYCAAPERRDQCDHSSEAKAFHDYGFVSSGYGVNGLGGHNTGPAPSPLGQIPPNEGGMPGGPMAPNFFPNSTMRPSPPTHPTSQQSPHPQPPPSHNQMMSVQPFMGAPRYPSGPRPGVRMPQGIGNDFNGPPGQAMMPNSMDPSRGGEAGDFVAWQGGPPGIGMSPRMNPPRGPGMGPMPNSYGPGMRGPPPNSNLPMPPMGMSGGPRQWQPNTSTPMSYSSSSPGNYGVREGPPVSSGPPGPGTPIMPSPQDSSNSGGENMYTLMKTVPSGNMGGEFPMSGGPDGQMGPMGPNSMGPVLNGNDLDGMKNSPANGGPGTPREDSGSGMGDYNLGGFGGPGENDQNESAAILKIKESMQEEAKRFEKDSDHPDYFMQ, encoded by the exons ATGATGtatggaaaaacaaaaaatgcaacAGTGCCGTCAGATGCTCAAGCAAGAGAAAA ATTGGCACTGTACGTCTATGAATACCTTTTACACGTGGGGGCAACGAAAGCagcacaaacatttttgtcagaA ATACGATGGGAGAAAAACATAACACTAGGTGAACCTCCGGGATTTCTACATTCCTGGTGGTG tGTATTTTGGGACTTATACTGTGCTGCTCCTGAACGACGGGATCAGTGTGATCATTCATCCGAGGCCAAAGCATTTCATGATTAT GGCTTTGTTAGTTCAGGATATGGCGTGAATGGACTTGGTGGACAC AACACTGGTCCAGCACCAAGTCCGTTGGGACAAATACCGCCGAATGAGGGTGGTATGCCTGGTGGACCAATGGCGCCAAATTTCTTTCCA AATTCCACAATGCGACCATCACCGCCAACACATCCAACTAGCCAGCAGTCCCCTCATCCTCAGCCTCCACCCTCACATAATCAAATGATGTCGGTTCAG CCGTTTATGGGTGCGCCTAGATATCCATCTGGGCCACGGCCTGGTGTCCGGATGCCACAAGGAATTGGCAATGATTTCAACGGA CCTCCCGGACAAGCTATGATGCCAAATAGTATGGATCCTTCCAGAGGAG GTGAAGCTGGAGATTTTGTAGCATGGCAAG GAGGACCACCTGGCATTGGAATGAGTCCGCGAATGAATCCGCCTCGGGGACCTGGAATGGGTCCGATGCCAAATTCGTATGGACCTGGAATGCGAGGACCGCCACCAAACAGTAACTTACCAATGCCTCCGATGGGAATGTCTGGCGGGCCAAGACAGTGGCAACCGAATACATCAACG CCAATGAGTTACTCGTCGTCTTCGCCTGGAAATTATGGAGTAAGAGAA GGACCACCTGTGTCTAGTGGACCTCCTGGACCTGGAACACCAATAATGCCGTCTCCGCAAG ATTCATCAAATTCTGGTGGTGAAAATATGTACACTTTAATGAAAACGGTTCCGAGCGGAAACATGGGTGGT GAGTTTCCAATGAGTGGTGGTCCAGACGGACAAATGGGACCGATGGGACCTAATTCTATGGGTCCAGTGCTGAACGGAAATGACTTAGATGGAATGAAGAATTCTCCGGCCAACGGTGGGCCAGGAACACCGCGAGAAGATTCGGGCAGTGGCATGGGTGATTATAATTTAGGCGGATTCGGTGGGCCGGGAGAAAAT GACCAAAATGAATCGGCAGCTATCCTCAAAATAAAGGAAAGCATGCAGGAAGAGGCGAAACGATTCGAGAAAGATTCCGATCATCCTGATTACTTTATGCAATAA
- the LOC119085025 gene encoding single-stranded DNA-binding protein 3 isoform X5 — translation MMYGKTKNATVPSDAQAREKLALYVYEYLLHVGATKAAQTFLSEIRWEKNITLGEPPGFLHSWWCVFWDLYCAAPERRDQCDHSSEAKAFHDYGFVSSGYGVNGLGGHNTGPAPSPLGQIPPNEGGMPGGPMAPNFFPNSTMRPSPPTHPTSQQSPHPQPPPSHNQMMSVQPFMGAPRYPSGPRPGVRMPQGIGNDFNGPPGQAMMPNSMDPSRGGEAGDFVAWQGGPPGIGMSPRMNPPRGPGMGPMPNSYGPGMRGPPPNSNLPMPPMGMSGGPRQWQPNTSTPMSYSSSSPGNYGVREGPPVSSGPPGPGTPIMPSPQDSSNSGGENMYTLMKTVPSGNMGGEFPMSGGPDGQMGPMGPNSMGPVLNGNDLDGMKNSPANGGPGTPREDSGSGMGDYNLGGFGGPGENLWS, via the exons ATGATGtatggaaaaacaaaaaatgcaacAGTGCCGTCAGATGCTCAAGCAAGAGAAAA ATTGGCACTGTACGTCTATGAATACCTTTTACACGTGGGGGCAACGAAAGCagcacaaacatttttgtcagaA ATACGATGGGAGAAAAACATAACACTAGGTGAACCTCCGGGATTTCTACATTCCTGGTGGTG tGTATTTTGGGACTTATACTGTGCTGCTCCTGAACGACGGGATCAGTGTGATCATTCATCCGAGGCCAAAGCATTTCATGATTAT GGCTTTGTTAGTTCAGGATATGGCGTGAATGGACTTGGTGGACAC AACACTGGTCCAGCACCAAGTCCGTTGGGACAAATACCGCCGAATGAGGGTGGTATGCCTGGTGGACCAATGGCGCCAAATTTCTTTCCA AATTCCACAATGCGACCATCACCGCCAACACATCCAACTAGCCAGCAGTCCCCTCATCCTCAGCCTCCACCCTCACATAATCAAATGATGTCGGTTCAG CCGTTTATGGGTGCGCCTAGATATCCATCTGGGCCACGGCCTGGTGTCCGGATGCCACAAGGAATTGGCAATGATTTCAACGGA CCTCCCGGACAAGCTATGATGCCAAATAGTATGGATCCTTCCAGAGGAG GTGAAGCTGGAGATTTTGTAGCATGGCAAG GAGGACCACCTGGCATTGGAATGAGTCCGCGAATGAATCCGCCTCGGGGACCTGGAATGGGTCCGATGCCAAATTCGTATGGACCTGGAATGCGAGGACCGCCACCAAACAGTAACTTACCAATGCCTCCGATGGGAATGTCTGGCGGGCCAAGACAGTGGCAACCGAATACATCAACG CCAATGAGTTACTCGTCGTCTTCGCCTGGAAATTATGGAGTAAGAGAA GGACCACCTGTGTCTAGTGGACCTCCTGGACCTGGAACACCAATAATGCCGTCTCCGCAAG ATTCATCAAATTCTGGTGGTGAAAATATGTACACTTTAATGAAAACGGTTCCGAGCGGAAACATGGGTGGT GAGTTTCCAATGAGTGGTGGTCCAGACGGACAAATGGGACCGATGGGACCTAATTCTATGGGTCCAGTGCTGAACGGAAATGACTTAGATGGAATGAAGAATTCTCCGGCCAACGGTGGGCCAGGAACACCGCGAGAAGATTCGGGCAGTGGCATGGGTGATTATAATTTAGGCGGATTCGGTGGGCCGGGAGAAAAT TTGTGGAGTTAA